From bacterium:
CCGCCTCGTAATAGCTTACGCCAACCACCGGATGACTATCAGTTTGTGTGAACGTAGTGCTCCCCCAAGTCTGTGAAGCCGCCCACAACTCCGGTTCGGTGCGGCTGTTGGACACCTTCCAACTCCAGCCTGCAGTAGACCAATATGCCGAGTTCGTGTAGCCGCCCGCCTTCATGAACTGACGATACTCCCCGCGTGTCACCTCATACTTACCGATCCAATAGCCAGAAAGGGTCACCCAGTGCTGGGGTAACTCGTCGGACTTGCGATAGTCCGCGTCTTTCCCCACCTTGGAGTTCCCCATCAGGAACTTGCCCGCAGGGATGTAGATCATCTTGCCTTTATATTTAAAGTTCTTGGGTAGAGGCGGAACCTTAGGTTTAGCAGCCAAAGCGCCGCTATAAGCCGCTATCATACACAGAAGGATTGCTAAGCCCAATAAACGTGTTCTCATAACACTCTCCTTGTCATCAATCATAGATAACCCACGTACTGTATTGTAACGTAAGAACACCGGCGTGTCAAGTAAACAAGGGGTTGCCGCTATGTTCATGGTATGACAAAGCTAATCACGGAGGCCCTTCGATATGTCCCTGAAGCCTACTCTCCGTCGGCGATGAGAGGTTCATCCGCTAAGGTGTCTAGGTCGGGTTGTTGAGCGGTTGGGTCGAGATGGGTTATGTTTATGGTGTTTTTGGCGTTAGTGCAGAGGGCTTTTTTGATTTCAGATTCTAGATGTTCAGAGGCGGCAGCGCGGTTTTTAAGACGGAATTCTTTTGTGCGGCCGTTTTGGCGGACGTTGATGATGACTTGATAGTCGCCAGGATTGCCGGCGAGAGCTTCGCGGACTTCGGATAGTTGAGCGCGGGTTGCGCGTTCAACTTGAATACAAATTAAGCCGGCGTTGTCATCTTCTATTTCATCCTCATTTATCTCTAAAATCTCGATGGTCTCGGCGCGAATTTCTGCCTCTCGGACGCTGTCATCGGATGGGTTATTGTTATCGCGAAAAGTCACTCGGCCTTTCACTAAAACAATCAAGTCTTTTTTAACAGCATTCGTGCAGGCAGCCAACACTCTTGGAAAAACAGTGACGGAGATGGCGCCGGACATGTCTTCCAGCGTCATAATCGCCATCTTTTCGTTCGACTTTTTGGTCATCAGCGTGCGCAAAGAAGTGATGATGCCGCCGATAGTGACTTGCTCGTTGTCTTTGTATTCGGAAAGTATCCCGATGCTAGCGGTAGCCCGACGCCTTATTTGGTGGTCAATCGAGCGTAAGGGGTGATCGGACACATAAATTCCGAGCACTTCCTTTTCCATCGCCAACCGTTCGGTGCGTGACAGTTCTTTAGCTTCGGGCAATGGAGGATAGTGCTTTACCAAACTTCCGGTCTCGTCTCCTCCGCCAAACAGTGATTCCTGTCCGGTAGCTTTATCTCGGGCAACTCGATCAGCATATGCTATGGCTGCCTCAACTCCTAATAATAATTGATTTCGATTTGGATGCAGCGTATCAAACGCGCCTGCTTTGACCAAGCATTCAATAGTTGACTTGCCTAATGAGCCGTTCTCTCTGGTGCGCTCGCATAAGTCGAAAATGGACGTAAACGGTCCGTTTTCAGCTCGCGACTTGAGCATCCCTTCAACGGCAGATTCGCCAATCCCTTTAAGTGCGCAAAGACCAAATCGCACCTTGCCTTTTTCGAAGGTGAAATCAATTCCGCTTTGATTGATATCAGGAGGCAATACAGCAATGCCCAGTCTCCGGCACTCTTCGATGCTTTTGGTGACTTTGTCTTCCTTATCCCGATAAACAGCCAGAAGCGCGGCCATATATTCAGCGGGATAATTGGCCTTCAAATAGGCGGTCTGATAGGCGACAGTGCCGTAGCAGGTAGCGTGCGCTTTATTGAATGCGTAGCCGGTGAAAGGCTCGATGAGGTCGCAAATCTTGATGGCAATCTTCTCGTCTACTCCATTTTTAACCGCGCCATCAATCAATTGGGCGCGCATTTTCTCCATAACCTCTGGAATCTTCTTACCCATCGCCTTTCGAAGAATATCCGCTTGACCAAGTGAAAGTCCTGAGATTGACTGAACGATTCGAAGAACTTGGTCTTGGTAGACGATGACGCCGTAGGTTTCCTTGAGGATAGGTTCGAGTTTAGGGTGGAGATATTGGATAGTCTTCGGCTTAAATTTTCCTTTGATGTAATTGGGAATTTCAGCTAACGGGCCTGGGCGATAGAGCGCGACCATGGCGGAGAGTTCTTGAATACTTTGAGGCTTTAGCTCCATCAAATAGCGCCGCATCCCCGATCCTTCGAGTTGGAACACACCGACCACATCGCCTTTACTGAGCATGGCGTAGGTCTTTTTGTCGTCCTTTGGAATGTGCAGCACATCGATCACAATATTATGCGATTGCTTGATGTTATTGACTGCTTTTGCCAAAACAGAAAGGTTCGATAGCCCCAAAAAGTCCATCTTGAGGAGGCCGATCTTTTCGAGGGCGTTCATATGATACTGGGTTACGACCTCACCGTTAGAGCCGCGCGACAGGGGCACGTGATCAACTAACGGGTCATTCGAAATCACCACTCCTGCCGCATGGATGCTCATATTGCGGGGATTGCCTTCAATCGAACGCGCGGTGTCGATGAGATGCTGGATTTCTTGAGATGAGTTATAAACAGCTGCAAACTCAGGGGCAGTTTCGAGGGCTTTATCGATTGTCATGCCGAGAGGTAGAGCAGGGATGGCTTTTGCCGCTCGGTCAACATCGGCTAAAGGCAGCGCCAAAGCTCGACCCGCATCGCGAATCGCCGCGCGGGCAGCCATGGTGCCGAAGGTTATTATTTGTGAGACATGATCTTGGCCGTATTTATCAGTAACGTACTTGATAACCTCTTCCCTGCGGTCATCTTCAAAGTCCATGTCAATATCAGGCATGGCGATACGCTCAGGGTTCAGAAAGCGCTCGAAGGTTAGCCCATGCTCAAGTGGGTCGATGTCGGTGATGCCGAGGCAGTAAGACACTAGTGAACCTGCTGCCGAACCGCGGACGCCGAAGAAGATGCCCTGCTTGCGCGCAAATTGCGCAAAGTCACGCACGATCAGGAAATAGCTTGAAAACTTGGTTTGGTCAATAACGCTTAGCTCATATTCCAAGCGCGTTTGGACTTCTGGGGTGGCATTCGGATAGAGCCGAGGGACATTTTCCTCGCAAAGTTTGGTGACATATTCGTGAGGGTTCATGTCTTCGGGAAGTTCCGGGGCGGGAAGGTTTAATCGGCCAAATTCAATCTTGACATCGCACCGGTCGGCGATTTCGCGGGTGGCAGCAATGGCTTCCGGCACATCTCCGAAAAGCTGCCTCATCTCTTCTGGCGATTTAAAGTAGAACTCTTTAGAACCATAACGCAACCGGTTGGGATCATCGACGGTCGAGCCGGTTTGAATACAAAGCAAAACGTCATGCGGATCAGCATGTTCGGCGGTTAGATAATGGACATCATTGCTACATACCAACGGCAGCTTCAGCTCTTTCGCCAGTTTTATAAGAGGTTCGCGGATTTTTTTCTGTTCATCAAGCCCATGATCTTGTAGCTCGATATAGAAATTGTCTGGTCCAAAGATTGAGCGATATTGATCGGCAGCTTCGAGGGCCTTTTTATAGTCGTCATTGATCAAAGCGTTATTGATTTCGCTTCCAAGACAAGCGGAGGTACCGATCAGGCCTTCCGAATGAGCGGCCAACAATTCTTTGTCAATCCGAGGTTTATAGTAGAAGCCATCGAGGGAGGCAACTGTGGAGAGCTTCATTAAGTTCTTATATCCGGCAAGGTTTTTGGCCAGAAGGATGAGATGGTAGGATTGTTTTCCTGAACGGGGTGTTTTTTCAGTGTGCTTGCCGGGAGCAACGTAGGCTTCTAAGCCGATGATAGGCTTAACACCAACATTCGTGCAGGCATTATAAAAGTCGATGACACCGAACATTACCCCGTGATCGGTAAGCGCCACGGCGGGCATATCCATCGCAGCAGCCTGTTTGGCCATTTCCGAGATACGTTGAGCGCCATCTAACAGGCTATATTCGCTATGTACATGCAGGTGGACAAAGGGCGCGTCCATGTCATCTCCTTGTCAAATAAGTGCATCGAATCATGCGTTTGAGAAAGCATTGTTGAGTTTGATAACGGAAATCGAAGTTATTACTGCATATAGAGATTTATTGCTTACTCGCCTCCATATTTAGTAACTCTCTCCCCTTTATTCTAGCAGGTACTCAAGCGGTTGTAAAGGGGAATCTTAGAGCGTCGCGGAGTTAGGTTGTAGTCAGGTGTAAGAAGTCAGATAAATTTATTTTGTTATTCGGACTTTAGAATACAGGTAAGTTTGGCAGGTAAAATAACGGATATAAGGAAGGTAATAACGATGGTCAAACATATAGTGCTCTTCAAATGGAACGAAAACGCGACGGCTCAGGCATTAACTAAAATCGATGCTGAGATATGCGCAATGAAGGGGAAAATCCCTGGGATTATCGATCTATCGTATGGTGAAAATTTTCTCGACACTCCCGATAAATTCACTCATGCGCTTGTGGTGGACTTTACGGACAAAGCAGCATTAGAAGCCTATGCCCCACACCCCATTCATAAAGCGATTGTCGATAACCTCATTAATCCCATAAAAAAAGAAGTTTTGCGGATCGATTACGAGTTTTAATAAGAGGTAGTCATGCTTACTGAAGGTCAAAAGGCACCCGATTTTACTTTGTCTGATCAGGATGGGAATGCAGTCACTTTGTCTTCATATAAAGGGACACCCGTAGTGCTCTATTTCTATCCGAAGGATGACACACCGGGTTGTACGGCTGAAGCTTGTGCATTTCGGGATGCCAGACAGGAATATGAGCAAGCCGGGGCGAAAGTGCTTGGGGTTAGT
This genomic window contains:
- a CDS encoding SUMF1/EgtB/PvdO family nonheme iron enzyme, whose translation is MRTRLLGLAILLCMIAAYSGALAAKPKVPPLPKNFKYKGKMIYIPAGKFLMGNSKVGKDADYRKSDELPQHWVTLSGYWIGKYEVTRGEYRQFMKAGGYTNSAYWSTAGWSWKVSNSRTEPELWAASQTWGSTTFTQTDSHPVVGVSYYEAEAFCKWAGGNLPTEAQWEKAARWNPVTSHPNVYPWGDSWDAQKCNNKVDSQYPGDQTAPVGSYASGASPYGCMDMAG
- a CDS encoding DNA polymerase III subunit alpha is translated as MDAPFVHLHVHSEYSLLDGAQRISEMAKQAAAMDMPAVALTDHGVMFGVIDFYNACTNVGVKPIIGLEAYVAPGKHTEKTPRSGKQSYHLILLAKNLAGYKNLMKLSTVASLDGFYYKPRIDKELLAAHSEGLIGTSACLGSEINNALINDDYKKALEAADQYRSIFGPDNFYIELQDHGLDEQKKIREPLIKLAKELKLPLVCSNDVHYLTAEHADPHDVLLCIQTGSTVDDPNRLRYGSKEFYFKSPEEMRQLFGDVPEAIAATREIADRCDVKIEFGRLNLPAPELPEDMNPHEYVTKLCEENVPRLYPNATPEVQTRLEYELSVIDQTKFSSYFLIVRDFAQFARKQGIFFGVRGSAAGSLVSYCLGITDIDPLEHGLTFERFLNPERIAMPDIDMDFEDDRREEVIKYVTDKYGQDHVSQIITFGTMAARAAIRDAGRALALPLADVDRAAKAIPALPLGMTIDKALETAPEFAAVYNSSQEIQHLIDTARSIEGNPRNMSIHAAGVVISNDPLVDHVPLSRGSNGEVVTQYHMNALEKIGLLKMDFLGLSNLSVLAKAVNNIKQSHNIVIDVLHIPKDDKKTYAMLSKGDVVGVFQLEGSGMRRYLMELKPQSIQELSAMVALYRPGPLAEIPNYIKGKFKPKTIQYLHPKLEPILKETYGVIVYQDQVLRIVQSISGLSLGQADILRKAMGKKIPEVMEKMRAQLIDGAVKNGVDEKIAIKICDLIEPFTGYAFNKAHATCYGTVAYQTAYLKANYPAEYMAALLAVYRDKEDKVTKSIEECRRLGIAVLPPDINQSGIDFTFEKGKVRFGLCALKGIGESAVEGMLKSRAENGPFTSIFDLCERTRENGSLGKSTIECLVKAGAFDTLHPNRNQLLLGVEAAIAYADRVARDKATGQESLFGGGDETGSLVKHYPPLPEAKELSRTERLAMEKEVLGIYVSDHPLRSIDHQIRRRATASIGILSEYKDNEQVTIGGIITSLRTLMTKKSNEKMAIMTLEDMSGAISVTVFPRVLAACTNAVKKDLIVLVKGRVTFRDNNNPSDDSVREAEIRAETIEILEINEDEIEDDNAGLICIQVERATRAQLSEVREALAGNPGDYQVIINVRQNGRTKEFRLKNRAAASEHLESEIKKALCTNAKNTINITHLDPTAQQPDLDTLADEPLIADGE
- a CDS encoding Dabb family protein: MVKHIVLFKWNENATAQALTKIDAEICAMKGKIPGIIDLSYGENFLDTPDKFTHALVVDFTDKAALEAYAPHPIHKAIVDNLINPIKKEVLRIDYEF